In one Alphaproteobacteria bacterium genomic region, the following are encoded:
- a CDS encoding O-antigen ligase family protein, protein MYRIVTNIPNYIICLFPLFLLLGAGITDVMLSIVSVAFLIRSAYKKDFRWIHEKWVQIALFFWIYIMAISFIAIDFNDAFKHGVGFIRFIFFGIALEHTLSEKPDLQKYLLIVLSIVLTFAMIDTYYQYFFDVDLFGYQKHVTNRLTGPIRHLRIGGYLHYLLYPALLVSLYFLWKKKSIFYTILGIFLMFFTIMPIILSGERVQIPLLYIGFISAGLLWKNKRKYLAMTSILVISSSIFIASFNHVTKDRIFTETAIQLNAIILYLFPNKQNEPIAEPILTPPVQKPIAEPNITPPVQKSVAEPILTPPVQQPVTEPNITPPVQKPIAEPTLTPPVQKPVPEPILTPPVQQPVAEPILTPPVQQPIAEPNITPPAQNQLAIENPEQINISSQEHYIQIWTRSFKIFLENPLLGVGIRNFQKKCVEAKYGPTDNIERRCGLHSHNFYVELLVETGIIGVFIILILLATWIYKMIKLYPLWQNLPIQIGLVTCFIISFFPFLPTRSFFNNWRMALLWFIIGWLLASLKSLKSQDKIDK, encoded by the coding sequence ATGTACAGAATAGTAACAAATATACCAAATTATATCATCTGTCTTTTTCCTCTTTTTCTTCTTTTAGGGGCAGGCATCACAGATGTCATGCTGAGCATTGTTTCAGTAGCATTTTTAATACGCTCAGCATATAAAAAAGATTTTAGATGGATTCATGAAAAATGGGTGCAAATCGCTTTATTTTTCTGGATTTACATTATGGCCATCAGTTTTATAGCCATCGATTTTAATGATGCCTTTAAACATGGCGTTGGTTTTATCCGCTTTATTTTTTTCGGCATTGCGCTGGAACATACACTTTCAGAGAAACCTGATTTACAAAAATATCTTTTGATTGTTTTGAGCATTGTTTTAACATTTGCAATGATCGATACGTATTATCAATATTTCTTTGATGTTGATCTTTTTGGGTATCAAAAACATGTTACGAACAGGCTTACAGGTCCTATTCGCCATCTACGAATCGGCGGATATCTTCATTATTTACTTTATCCAGCATTACTTGTGTCGCTCTATTTTTTATGGAAAAAAAAATCTATTTTTTATACGATATTAGGCATTTTTTTAATGTTTTTTACAATAATGCCCATCATTTTATCTGGAGAACGTGTACAAATTCCACTTTTATATATCGGCTTTATAAGCGCAGGCCTTTTATGGAAAAATAAAAGAAAGTATCTGGCAATGACAAGCATCCTTGTCATTTCATCAAGCATTTTTATTGCATCTTTTAATCATGTCACAAAAGATAGAATCTTTACTGAAACAGCCATACAACTAAATGCAATTATTTTATATTTATTTCCTAACAAACAAAATGAACCTATTGCAGAACCAATTTTAACACCACCCGTACAAAAACCTATTGCAGAACCCAATATAACGCCACCTGTTCAAAAATCTGTTGCAGAACCTATTTTAACACCACCCGTACAACAACCTGTTACAGAACCCAATATAACACCGCCTGTTCAAAAACCTATTGCAGAACCTACCTTAACACCGCCTGTGCAAAAACCTGTTCCAGAACCTATTTTAACACCACCCGTACAACAACCTGTTGCAGAACCTATTTTAACGCCACCCGTACAACAACCTATTGCAGAACCCAATATAACGCCACCTGCGCAGAATCAACTAGCAATAGAAAACCCTGAACAAATAAACATTTCTTCCCAAGAGCACTATATTCAAATTTGGACACGAAGTTTTAAAATTTTTCTAGAAAATCCACTTTTAGGTGTTGGTATACGTAATTTTCAAAAAAAATGCGTTGAAGCAAAATATGGACCAACAGATAATATAGAAAGAAGATGTGGTCTTCATTCACACAATTTTTATGTTGAGCTTTTAGTTGAAACCGGCATTATTGGCGTTTTTATTATTTTGATTTTATTGGCGACATGGATATATAAAATGATTAAATTATATCCTCTTTGGCAAAATCTACCGATTCAAATAGGTCTTGTAACTTGTTTTATTATTTCATTTTTTCCATTTTTACCAACACGTAGCTTTTTCAATAATTGGCGCATGGCGCTTTTATGGTTCATTATTGGGTGGTTGTTAGCGTCTTTAAAATCATTGAAATCACAAGATAAAATAGATAAGTAG
- a CDS encoding ATP-binding cassette domain-containing protein: MAPILGLKDASLTFGTRPIFNMISLFLDEGDRACLVGRNGEGKTTLLNILAGLQELDKGERQISLNTHLAYVPQVPFFDHNANVADFVAEGLDAHETNDPHFSAKDDYRVQMMMDVFKMRPDQKLSELSGGESRRVALAKALISEPNILLLDEPTNHLDIDAILWLENYLINFKGAMLVISHDRSFLKKITNKTFWLDRGQLRTQSRGYQFFDEWMDDIYRIEEQTLHKMDQKIKSELLWLREGLSARRKRDQGRLRKLNNMRTERREHLHKKVGVKLEASEGKLGGKAVCDIIKLHKSFDDLCIVQNFDLEIQRKDRIGIVGPNGIGKTSFLKLLLGELTPDQGKIKWGVGIEPLYFDQKRNQLNENLTLWETLCPTGGDYVSISGKPKHVVGYLKDFLFDEKQAHHYVKTLSGGEKNRLLLAKLFTQPSNIIILDEPTNDLDMETLDLLEEMIANYEGTIIIVSHDRDFLDQTTTYLLAFEGKGKISIFVGGYSDYLQKKTDAEKLNISKEKASKQKSTEKKENVTQSPKVKLSYNDQRDLKELPGKIDQLNISIKTLEKKLQDPYLYSSNPTLFAETSAQLEKAQKQAHDAEERLLHLLILEEELHKK, translated from the coding sequence ATGGCACCTATTCTTGGACTTAAAGACGCCTCACTTACTTTTGGCACACGTCCAATTTTTAATATGATCTCGTTGTTTTTAGATGAGGGTGACAGGGCTTGTCTTGTGGGACGCAATGGCGAAGGTAAGACGACTTTGCTGAATATTTTAGCGGGATTACAAGAACTTGATAAAGGTGAAAGGCAAATTTCACTCAATACACATTTAGCTTATGTACCACAAGTTCCTTTTTTTGATCATAACGCAAATGTTGCTGACTTTGTTGCAGAAGGCTTAGATGCGCACGAAACCAATGATCCGCATTTTAGCGCAAAGGATGATTACCGCGTTCAAATGATGATGGATGTCTTTAAAATGCGGCCGGATCAAAAATTATCAGAATTATCAGGGGGTGAATCGCGACGCGTGGCGCTTGCAAAAGCGCTGATATCAGAACCCAATATCTTATTGCTTGATGAACCAACCAATCATCTTGATATTGATGCCATTTTATGGCTTGAAAATTATTTAATAAATTTCAAAGGGGCGATGCTTGTTATAAGTCATGATCGATCATTCCTTAAAAAAATCACGAATAAAACATTTTGGCTTGATCGTGGGCAATTACGTACGCAATCACGTGGCTATCAATTTTTTGATGAATGGATGGATGATATCTATCGTATTGAAGAACAAACGCTTCATAAAATGGATCAAAAAATTAAGTCTGAGCTTTTATGGTTGCGCGAAGGATTAAGCGCGCGACGCAAACGCGATCAAGGTAGATTGCGCAAACTCAATAATATGCGCACAGAAAGACGAGAGCATTTACATAAAAAAGTGGGTGTTAAATTAGAAGCAAGTGAAGGTAAATTAGGTGGCAAAGCTGTTTGTGATATTATTAAATTACATAAAAGTTTTGATGATTTATGTATTGTACAGAATTTTGATTTAGAGATTCAACGTAAAGATCGCATTGGTATTGTAGGGCCTAATGGTATTGGTAAAACAAGCTTCTTAAAATTATTATTGGGTGAGCTCACCCCTGATCAAGGTAAAATAAAATGGGGTGTTGGTATTGAACCTCTTTATTTCGATCAAAAGCGAAATCAATTGAATGAGAATCTTACCTTATGGGAAACATTGTGTCCTACAGGTGGTGATTATGTTTCCATTAGTGGTAAGCCAAAACATGTGGTCGGGTACTTAAAAGATTTTTTATTTGATGAAAAACAAGCCCATCATTATGTTAAAACCCTTTCGGGTGGTGAAAAAAACAGACTTCTTTTAGCCAAACTTTTTACGCAACCCAGTAATATCATTATTCTAGATGAGCCCACTAATGATTTGGATATGGAAACGCTCGATCTTTTGGAAGAGATGATCGCTAATTATGAAGGAACTATTATTATTGTCAGTCATGATCGTGACTTCTTAGATCAAACAACGACCTATTTATTAGCTTTTGAAGGTAAAGGTAAAATATCTATTTTTGTAGGTGGATATAGCGATTATTTACAAAAGAAAACTGATGCTGAAAAATTAAATATATCAAAGGAAAAAGCGTCAAAGCAAAAATCAACTGAAAAAAAAGAAAATGTGACGCAAAGCCCAAAAGTTAAATTAAGTTATAATGATCAACGAGATCTTAAAGAATTACCTGGTAAAATCGACCAATTAAATATTTCAATAAAAACACTTGAGAAAAAACTTCAAGATCCGTATCTTTATAGCAGCAATCCAACCCTATTTGCTGAAACAAGCGCACAATTAGAAAAAGCACAAAAACAAGCACATGACGCTGAAGAAAGATTGCTCCATTTATTAATTTTAGAAGAAGAGCTTCATAAAAAGTGA
- a CDS encoding EamA family transporter translates to MKPLDIISAICVIGLWAGNFVAAKYMLNYWPPFFMSAIRFGVVAVLLLPFAKIPYGAFKKIFYLSFTLGILHFGLIMVGLKGLDASTSTIAVQAGVPFSVLLASIVLKEKLYAHQIVGICISFIGFLVLVGEPQIFSRLGPFLIVVAAAFFWAIANLQSRGLKDISGFTLNAWFALFTMPELLIMSFVTEDGQMEGLLEADLTTYFCLMYTVVMSTIVAYGMWYRLLSKYPVSQVAPFNMLSPFFGALFGVLFYNESMTWLKIIGAVVIVAGVSVLVFYKPKQKS, encoded by the coding sequence GTGAAACCCCTTGATATAATATCGGCAATTTGTGTAATTGGACTTTGGGCCGGTAATTTTGTTGCGGCAAAATACATGCTTAATTATTGGCCACCTTTTTTTATGTCGGCTATTCGTTTTGGTGTAGTGGCTGTTTTACTTTTGCCTTTTGCGAAAATCCCCTATGGTGCTTTTAAAAAAATTTTTTATTTATCCTTTACTTTGGGTATTTTGCATTTTGGATTGATTATGGTTGGTTTAAAAGGCTTGGATGCTTCAACCTCCACCATTGCTGTCCAAGCGGGCGTACCTTTTAGTGTATTGCTAGCAAGTATTGTGCTAAAAGAAAAATTATATGCACATCAAATTGTAGGTATTTGTATTTCTTTTATTGGCTTCCTTGTATTGGTGGGTGAACCACAAATTTTTTCAAGATTAGGACCATTCTTAATTGTGGTTGCTGCAGCTTTTTTTTGGGCGATTGCTAACCTTCAATCACGCGGTCTTAAAGATATTAGTGGCTTTACACTGAATGCTTGGTTTGCCCTTTTCACGATGCCAGAATTATTAATTATGAGCTTTGTAACCGAAGATGGACAAATGGAAGGGTTGCTGGAAGCGGATTTAACAACTTATTTTTGTTTAATGTATACCGTTGTGATGTCAACGATTGTGGCTTACGGCATGTGGTATCGATTATTATCGAAATATCCAGTGAGTCAAGTAGCACCGTTTAACATGCTGAGTCCTTTTTTTGGCGCCCTTTTTGGTGTTTTATTTTACAATGAATCAATGACATGGTTGAAAATTATAGGCGCTGTTGTAATTGTTGCAGGTGTGTCAGTTCTTGTGTTTTATAAACCGAAACAAAAATCATAA
- a CDS encoding N-acetylmuramoyl-L-alanine amidase yields the protein MSSIIKYPSPNFNERPKNAQISLIILHYTEMAPVQGAIDRLCDPEAKVSAHYLIEQNGQIYQLIEDKHRAWHAGISSWQGCEDVNNISIGIELDHPGHISSAPYPKILMASLLKLIKFLCVKHKINKKQIWGHSDIAPDRKIDPGEFFDWQFLAQHGFGMWFEEQDVNDLIMDKQQAIVWLQQIGYEVDESQSLENVIKAFQRHFYQENITGALDLKTYCRLGLLIQQNFR from the coding sequence ATGAGTTCAATTATTAAATATCCATCACCCAATTTTAATGAAAGACCAAAAAACGCTCAAATTTCTTTGATAATTCTCCATTATACCGAAATGGCCCCTGTTCAGGGGGCTATTGATCGTTTGTGTGATCCCGAAGCAAAAGTAAGTGCTCATTATTTAATTGAACAAAATGGTCAAATATATCAACTTATTGAGGATAAACACCGCGCTTGGCATGCAGGTATTTCATCATGGCAAGGATGTGAAGATGTCAATAATATCTCGATCGGTATTGAATTAGACCATCCAGGACATATATCTTCAGCGCCTTATCCTAAAATATTAATGGCGTCATTGCTGAAATTGATTAAATTTCTTTGTGTAAAACACAAGATTAATAAAAAACAAATTTGGGGACATTCGGATATTGCGCCTGATCGTAAAATTGATCCTGGTGAATTTTTTGATTGGCAATTTTTAGCGCAACATGGTTTTGGGATGTGGTTTGAAGAACAGGATGTTAATGATTTAATTATGGATAAGCAACAAGCGATTGTTTGGCTTCAACAAATCGGATATGAAGTTGATGAATCTCAATCTTTAGAAAATGTTATAAAAGCTTTTCAGCGTCATTTTTATCAAGAAAATATCACAGGTGCATTAGATCTTAAAACTTATTGTCGATTGGGTCTTTTAATTCAACAAAACTTTCGCTAG
- a CDS encoding pentapeptide repeat-containing protein, producing MKKLYITLLTGLFCASFSTNSFSYERYALDKVLMTKKCATSYQTCDLKRADLRGRKLNKLYARRAKMSGAQLQYANLRGADLRHAHLDFANLSGADLTNADLRGAYLHDANVSGAIFKGALLDKANLRKVDARDAHFKNAKIRKANLNHGDFRDADFTGVNMRRTKQHGANFRGAIFKGTRQHQIHQPHNTLFDPSKKRLHVPVHVRLVHAIHRQKQ from the coding sequence ATGAAAAAGCTTTATATAACCCTTTTAACGGGTCTCTTTTGCGCGAGCTTTTCAACAAATTCATTTTCATATGAGCGTTATGCACTTGATAAGGTGCTCATGACTAAAAAATGTGCGACAAGTTATCAAACCTGTGATTTAAAACGTGCTGATTTACGTGGACGTAAGCTCAATAAACTTTATGCAAGACGTGCTAAAATGTCTGGAGCGCAATTACAATATGCGAATCTTAGGGGTGCCGATTTAAGACATGCTCATCTTGATTTTGCTAATTTATCAGGTGCAGATTTAACAAATGCTGATTTGCGTGGTGCATATTTACATGATGCTAATGTATCAGGTGCTATTTTCAAAGGTGCATTACTTGATAAAGCTAATCTTCGTAAAGTAGACGCACGTGATGCCCATTTCAAAAACGCTAAAATACGTAAAGCCAATCTCAATCATGGTGATTTCAGAGATGCTGATTTTACAGGTGTCAATATGCGCCGCACAAAACAACATGGCGCGAATTTTAGGGGCGCTATTTTCAAAGGTACAAGGCAACATCAAATTCATCAACCTCATAACACATTATTTGATCCTTCTAAAAAGCGTCTTCATGTACCAGTACATGTAAGATTAGTGCACGCAATACACAGACAAAAACAGTAA
- a CDS encoding patatin-like phospholipase family protein has translation MVKNQTPTQNNNVSAPKKNDKKKVALALQGGGAHGAFTWGVLDRLFEDGRFEIEGLSGTSAGGMNAVAAAQGLVKGGNQGARDSLNHFWEKISESSRHSPLKPGPIDRFQGKWTMNQSPFFVAFEYMTRMFSPYEFNPFDTNPLRDVVKELFDFPLLNKTIFPKVFLAATHVYTGKVKVFGNEDLKSECVLASACLPFLHRAVDVDGEFYWDGGFIGNPVLFPLIDNCPTSDIILVRINPITRPTLPTHARDILDRLNEITSNASMIREMRAIAFITKLIDDGKITDGSLKRLFMHDIAAEDEFQQLGFSSKLNAEWDFLTHLKEVGRNVTDTWIKKNFDKIGKESSGNIYEEFM, from the coding sequence ATGGTTAAAAATCAAACACCAACTCAAAATAATAATGTTTCTGCGCCTAAGAAAAATGATAAAAAGAAAGTTGCTCTTGCTCTTCAAGGTGGCGGTGCTCATGGCGCTTTTACCTGGGGTGTTTTGGATCGTTTATTTGAAGATGGACGCTTTGAAATTGAAGGCCTAAGTGGAACGAGCGCTGGTGGCATGAATGCTGTTGCTGCGGCCCAAGGGCTTGTTAAAGGTGGCAACCAAGGTGCTCGTGATTCACTTAATCATTTTTGGGAAAAAATTAGTGAATCTTCACGTCATAGCCCTTTAAAACCAGGTCCTATTGATCGTTTTCAAGGCAAATGGACGATGAATCAATCACCTTTTTTTGTTGCTTTCGAATATATGACACGGATGTTTTCGCCTTATGAGTTCAATCCTTTCGATACAAACCCTTTACGTGATGTCGTTAAAGAGCTTTTTGATTTTCCACTCTTAAACAAGACAATCTTTCCTAAAGTCTTTTTAGCAGCAACCCATGTCTATACGGGTAAAGTAAAAGTTTTTGGGAATGAAGATTTAAAATCTGAATGTGTTTTAGCGTCAGCTTGCTTGCCTTTCTTACACCGCGCTGTTGACGTTGATGGTGAATTTTATTGGGATGGCGGTTTTATCGGTAATCCTGTTTTATTTCCATTAATCGATAATTGCCCAACATCAGATATTATTCTTGTGCGTATCAATCCTATTACACGTCCAACTTTACCAACACATGCACGTGATATTCTCGATAGGTTGAATGAAATCACCAGTAATGCGTCTATGATTCGTGAAATGCGCGCAATTGCCTTTATCACCAAATTAATCGATGATGGCAAAATTACCGATGGTTCCTTAAAACGTTTATTTATGCATGATATTGCTGCTGAAGACGAATTCCAACAACTTGGTTTCTCAAGTAAACTAAATGCTGAATGGGATTTCTTAACGCATCTTAAAGAAGTTGGTCGTAATGTCACTGATACATGGATCAAAAAGAATTTTGATAAAATTGGCAAAGAATCGTCAGGCAACATTTACGAAGAATTTATGTGA
- a CDS encoding glycosyltransferase produces the protein MRILGALAGGAHGGAETFYTRLMIALHESGIQTHAILRLFDARIEQFKEKNLPYTAAPFGGLFDFQTKRIFKEQIKKIDPQIVLTFMNRATVKCPRSKNDNFVQLARLGGYYNLKYYKKADYLIALTHDIYDYIIQNGWPKEKVHYLPNFAVQIPGTPINRQDLDTPDDVPLLVTLARLHDAKAIDVLLHAMTQVKDAYLWIAGEGPLRQELESLMNSLGLQNRVRFLGWRQDIPDLIATSDMVVFPSRYEPHGTVVLEAWMHERPLIAAASKGPAGLVNDGENGLLVPINDADSLAKAIQKVLNSSELAANLVIQGKETYTKHHSQKAVLSQYTEFFQKVVQKTS, from the coding sequence ATGCGAATTTTAGGGGCACTCGCTGGCGGCGCTCATGGTGGTGCTGAAACGTTTTATACTAGGTTAATGATTGCATTACATGAATCTGGTATTCAAACACATGCTATTTTACGTCTTTTTGATGCGCGTATTGAACAATTTAAAGAAAAAAACTTACCTTATACAGCGGCACCTTTTGGTGGTCTGTTTGATTTTCAAACAAAACGAATTTTTAAAGAGCAAATAAAAAAAATTGATCCTCAGATTGTTTTAACTTTTATGAATCGTGCGACTGTAAAATGCCCTCGCAGTAAAAATGATAATTTTGTTCAATTAGCACGATTGGGTGGTTATTATAATTTAAAATATTATAAAAAGGCTGATTATCTCATAGCGCTAACGCACGATATTTACGATTATATTATTCAAAATGGATGGCCAAAAGAAAAAGTACATTATTTGCCTAATTTTGCTGTTCAGATACCCGGCACCCCCATTAATCGTCAAGATCTTGATACGCCTGACGATGTGCCTCTTCTTGTCACTTTAGCGCGCCTCCATGACGCAAAAGCCATTGATGTGCTGTTACACGCCATGACTCAAGTAAAAGATGCCTACCTATGGATTGCGGGCGAAGGTCCTCTACGTCAAGAACTTGAATCACTCATGAATTCTTTAGGATTGCAAAATCGAGTTCGCTTTTTAGGTTGGCGTCAAGATATTCCTGATTTAATTGCAACATCCGATATGGTTGTATTTCCATCCCGTTACGAGCCACATGGAACAGTTGTCCTTGAAGCGTGGATGCACGAACGACCACTTATTGCTGCAGCAAGTAAAGGCCCTGCAGGTCTTGTAAATGATGGCGAAAACGGTCTTTTAGTTCCCATAAATGATGCAGATTCACTTGCAAAGGCAATTCAAAAAGTGCTGAATTCTTCAGAACTCGCCGCTAATTTAGTAATTCAGGGCAAAGAAACTTACACAAAACACCATTCTCAAAAAGCAGTTTTATCGCAATACACTGAATTCTTTCAAAAAGTTGTTCAAAAGACTTCGTAA
- the ihfB gene encoding integration host factor subunit beta, with protein MTRSELISKLSKINPQLYQQDLEKVVVTIFDEIMSALARGDRVELRGFGTFSVKTREARLARNPRTGESVKVKPKATPAFRMGKELRERLNIK; from the coding sequence TTGACAAGATCAGAGCTTATTTCAAAACTGTCGAAAATTAATCCGCAACTCTATCAACAAGACTTAGAAAAAGTTGTGGTAACTATTTTTGATGAAATCATGTCAGCCCTTGCACGCGGTGATCGTGTTGAGCTTCGTGGTTTTGGCACTTTTTCAGTTAAAACGCGTGAAGCGCGTCTTGCACGCAATCCACGCACAGGCGAATCTGTTAAAGTAAAACCCAAAGCAACGCCGGCTTTTAGAATGGGTAAAGAATTGCGTGAAAGATTAAATATTAAGTAA
- the ubiG gene encoding bifunctional 2-polyprenyl-6-hydroxyphenol methylase/3-demethylubiquinol 3-O-methyltransferase UbiG, whose product MQNTQTISPREIAHFSQMAKDWWDPKGSSRPLHLLNPLRISFIKQEIQKHLKPIMLDFKPFENLHILDVGCGGGILSEPLCRLGANVAGIDATKSLIDIAQKHAEEQDLEINYHATSLEDFNPNNQFDVIIASEILEHVDSLELFISLLSKLLKPTGLLIISTLNRTPLSYLKAIIGAEYLLKLIPVGTHQWSKFIKPSELSHIMRQNNLNISTLQGMKFNPINEKWSFCDNLSTNYYASFINN is encoded by the coding sequence ATGCAAAATACACAAACAATTTCACCGCGTGAAATAGCGCATTTTTCACAAATGGCTAAGGATTGGTGGGATCCTAAAGGATCATCAAGACCTTTACATCTCTTGAATCCTTTACGTATTTCATTTATTAAACAAGAGATTCAAAAACATTTAAAGCCCATTATGCTAGATTTTAAACCTTTTGAAAATTTACATATTTTAGATGTTGGATGCGGCGGGGGCATTTTAAGTGAACCCTTATGCCGGTTAGGCGCCAATGTGGCAGGCATTGATGCGACAAAATCACTTATAGACATTGCCCAAAAGCATGCAGAAGAACAAGATTTAGAGATAAATTATCATGCTACATCTTTAGAGGATTTTAATCCAAATAATCAATTTGATGTTATTATTGCAAGCGAAATTTTAGAGCATGTAGATTCGCTTGAATTATTTATTTCTCTTTTATCAAAATTATTAAAACCCACTGGATTACTCATTATTTCAACCTTGAATCGAACGCCATTATCATATCTTAAAGCCATTATAGGCGCAGAATATCTTTTGAAGTTAATACCTGTAGGAACACACCAATGGTCAAAATTTATTAAACCTTCTGAGCTTTCACATATAATGCGTCAAAATAATTTAAATATCAGTACCCTTCAAGGGATGAAATTTAATCCGATCAATGAAAAATGGTCGTTTTGTGATAATTTATCGACGAATTATTATGCGAGCTTTATTAATAATTAG
- a CDS encoding aspartate kinase yields MARIVQKFGGSSVANLDRIMHVAHLVKREVDAGNEVAVVVSAMAGVTNQLVELVQKVSPFYDLREHDVVVSSGEQITAGLLSLVLQSMGIQARSWLAWQLPVLTDESHSKARIQLIRADLLKEELSNNKVAVLTGFQGITEDKRITTLGRGGSDTSAVALAAVLKADFCDIYTDVDGIYTADPNIVSKARKIDKITFEEMLEFASQGAKVLQTNSVEMAMRHNVRVRVRSSFSDVPGTWVVDESEILDHAPVSGIAHSRDEAKITLVDLIDHPSSFEKIFTPLSEAHINVDMIVKNISTSAGKIDLTFTVSKGDLERTLYVLEQRLTENVFDKINFDPDVAKVSVIGLGMKSHAGIASTMFKTLSEKGIPIYVISTSEVKISVLIAEEYLELAVRALHAAYNLDAH; encoded by the coding sequence ATGGCACGTATTGTGCAAAAATTTGGGGGCAGCTCTGTTGCGAATTTAGACAGAATCATGCATGTTGCCCATCTTGTAAAACGCGAAGTTGATGCTGGTAATGAAGTAGCTGTTGTGGTGTCTGCAATGGCAGGCGTTACCAACCAATTGGTTGAATTAGTCCAAAAAGTAAGCCCTTTTTATGATTTGCGTGAACATGATGTAGTTGTATCATCGGGAGAGCAAATAACAGCTGGTCTTTTATCACTCGTTTTGCAAAGCATGGGTATTCAGGCACGATCCTGGCTCGCATGGCAATTGCCTGTTTTGACAGATGAATCACATTCAAAAGCGCGTATTCAATTGATTCGTGCAGATTTATTAAAAGAAGAACTTTCAAATAACAAAGTTGCCGTGTTAACAGGGTTTCAAGGTATTACTGAAGATAAACGCATTACAACGTTAGGACGTGGTGGATCAGATACATCTGCTGTTGCATTAGCTGCTGTTCTTAAAGCTGATTTTTGTGATATTTATACAGATGTAGATGGTATTTATACAGCTGACCCTAATATTGTTTCAAAAGCACGTAAAATTGATAAAATAACATTCGAAGAAATGCTTGAATTTGCGTCACAAGGCGCTAAAGTTCTTCAAACCAATTCTGTGGAGATGGCCATGCGTCATAATGTGCGCGTTCGTGTTCGTTCAAGTTTTTCAGATGTGCCCGGTACATGGGTTGTTGATGAAAGCGAAATTCTCGATCATGCGCCTGTTTCAGGCATTGCCCATAGTAGGGACGAGGCTAAAATTACATTGGTTGATTTAATTGATCATCCCTCATCTTTTGAAAAAATTTTTACGCCCCTTTCCGAAGCGCATATTAATGTGGATATGATTGTCAAAAATATTTCGACAAGTGCTGGCAAAATTGATTTAACATTTACAGTGTCGAAGGGTGATCTTGAACGCACGCTTTATGTCCTAGAACAAAGACTTACTGAAAATGTTTTCGATAAAATTAATTTTGATCCAGATGTTGCTAAGGTCTCGGTCATTGGGCTCGGCATGAAAAGTCATGCAGGTATTGCAAGCACAATGTTTAAGACGCTCTCTGAAAAAGGGATACCGATTTATGTTATCTCAACATCAGAGGTCAAAATCAGCGTGTTAATTGCCGAGGAATATTTAGAATTGGCTGTTAGAGCATTACATGCAGCGTATAATTTGGATGCGCATTAG
- a CDS encoding DUF2383 domain-containing protein, with protein MITEKQLESDFIKAIKDTIEVDYDAIAAYEAAIDRVEKEETKQALQDFKKDHEKHVEELSSFIKSKDEVPPTGPSLKSVLTKGKVILDNLIGNMTILKAENQRN; from the coding sequence ATGATAACGGAAAAGCAACTTGAATCAGACTTTATAAAAGCAATAAAAGATACAATAGAGGTTGATTATGATGCAATAGCTGCTTATGAAGCAGCGATTGATCGTGTAGAAAAAGAAGAAACTAAACAAGCTTTACAAGATTTTAAAAAAGATCATGAAAAGCACGTTGAAGAGCTTTCTTCTTTTATCAAAAGTAAGGATGAAGTTCCCCCAACAGGCCCCAGCCTTAAAAGTGTTCTCACCAAAGGCAAAGTCATTTTAGACAATTTAATAGGAAACATGACAATCCTAAAGGCTGAGAACCAACGAAATTGA
- a CDS encoding PRC-barrel domain-containing protein, producing MQTNKNLIRSCEVKGVKVKNMKDKNLGEIVEIMINKTQGKIDCVVISF from the coding sequence ATGCAAACGAATAAAAACTTAATAAGATCTTGTGAAGTAAAAGGCGTAAAAGTTAAAAACATGAAAGATAAAAATCTTGGCGAGATTGTAGAAATCATGATTAACAAAACACAAGGAAAGATAGATTGCGTTGTTATTTCTTTTTGA